DNA from Aliarcobacter butzleri:
TAAATGCTTTATTTCAGGCTTTAACTATTGCTTCTCAAACTCATTCAGAAAATGTAATCTCTATTTTTACAGATTCAAAATATGCAATAGATTGTATTACAACATGGGCATATTCTTGGAAAAAAAATGGCTGGAGTAAAAAAGGTGGCGAGATAAAAAACCTTGAACTTATCCAAGAAGCACACTATTTATATGAGAAAATTAAAAGTAAAATAGAGATAACTCATGTAAAAGGTCATAGCGGAATAGAAGGAAATGAGCTAGCAGATAGAATGGCTGTAAATGCTATAAAAGAGAAAAATGAAGATTTTGCTTTTTACTCTTACAATAAAATAGAAGAAGTTTTAGCCCTTAAATCTTATTAAGTGGCTTTTAGATAATATATAAGCAATTATTAAAATAATCAAGGAACAGTAATGATTGAAAAAAAAGGTTCAATTCTATCAGTTAGAGAAGATATAAAAGTTTTTGATTGTACTATTAGAGATGGTGGATTGGTAAATAACTATCACTTTAGCGACGAATTTGTAAAAGCACATTATGAAACTTGTCTTGCAGCTGGTGTTGATTATATGGAAATTGGGAAAAATGTATCTCCAACTATTATGAGTGAAGCTGAATATGGTCCTTGGAATTTCTGTAAAGAAGAAGATATAAGAAGAATTGTTGGTGAAAATAAAACAAATATGAAAATCGCTGTTATGAGTGATATTGGAAGAAGTTTAAAAGAAGAACTTAGACCAAAAAGTGAAAGTGTAGTTGATATGATAAGAATAGCAACTTATATTCACCAAATCCCTGCAGCTATTGAACTAATCGAAGATGCACATGCAAAAGGTTATGAAACAACAGTAAATATCATGGCTATTTCAAAATCTTTTGATGATGAACTTGATGAAGTTTTAGAGCAACTATCTAAAACAAATGTTGATGTTATTTATATAGCTGATAGTTTTGGTTCTTTTTATCCTGAACAAATCAAAAAATTAACTGAAAAATATCTAAGTTTTGCACAAAAAACTGGTAAAAAAGTAGGTATTCATGCACATAACAATCTTCAATTAGCTTATGCAAATACTTTAGAAGCTATGATTTATGGTACAAGTTTCCTTGATGTTACAATCTCAGGATTAGGAAGAGGTGCAGGAAATTGTCCACTTGAACTTTTAATTGGTTTTTTAAAAAATCCAAAATATAAACTAACTCCTGTTTTAAAATTTATTGAAGAGTATATCGTACCACTTGAAAAAGAACTTGATTGGGGATATAGTATTCCTTATATGATAACTGGTCAACTAAATGAACATCCAAGAGCTGCTATGAAAGCAAGAGATGAAAAAGATACTAAATATAGAGAATTTTATAAAAGTTTAACTATCGAATAAAAAAGGTTTTAAATCCTTTTTTATTTATTACAAATTTACATTTGTAATTTTACTTAATGACTCATTTACTTTAAAAATCTTTGCATTGATATTTTTATAACCGAATGATTCAAGTCTTTTTGTGTGCTTTTCTAAATATCTTTTTGCATCTGTTTCATTTGAAAAAAGATAGATTCCACCTGCTTCTTTTTTTTCTTCATTTTCAGTCCAAATTTTCCAAATCAAACCAGTTTCATTTGATATATCTTTTGCTAAATCAACAAAAGCTTTTGAAAATTCTTCACCAAAAATACCATCATGTGGAAAATCAACTTGTAAAATATAACTCATTTTATACTCCAATATAGTTTTTAGAAATATACTCTAAAACTACTTGTATCCTCTTTTTGTTTCATTTTGATAAATCATAACTCCAACCAAAATAAATACTATATTTTTTACAATATATTGCCCAACCAAAGTAAAAGCATAAGGTACATGTGTAAAAGATAATTCAGGAAGTATAAATAATGGAGCAAAAGTACATAACATATGACCTAAAAAGATTATAGTTACAAGTTTTGTGTAATAACCACTTAAAAATCCTATTCCTATTGCTACTTCTAAAATAGCTAAAAGTTTGATAGATAAACTTCCATCAATCAGATGAAAAAACATAATATCGATAGTTTTTATAGCCAAATCTTCTGCTGGACTTAGTGTTGGAAAAAACTTCAACATTCCGTACCATACAAAAATTATTCCTAAAGATAATCGCATTAGTTTAATTGTGTTTTGCATATTGTTTCCTTTATAAAAAAAGGAATTTTAAAACAATAATTCTTTAGATAAAATTAATAATAATTATCAACAAAAGATAATATTTTTCTTTTGACTATTTTAACGATTAGATATTTTATTTATTTTTAGATTTCAAAAGCACTTTTTACTATATCAACTCCGTATTTAAGCCTAAGTTTTTGCATCTGATTTGTCAAAGCTTGTTTTTTTATCTCTTCTTCGTAGTCAAAAAGATTGGCTGTAAAATCATTTGATTTTGCAAAATTAAAAACTGTAATATATAATTGGATTACTCCATGAGTTTTATGGCTATCAACGACTTCAAAAAGTTTTATCATCTCAGCTTTAAAATCAACTTCATTAAACAGTCTATTTACATTTATATAATCTCTTACTTTTATTCCGTATTCGTATCTTATAAGTATCGAATAAGAAAGAGGATTTACTTTTTCTTTTTTTATAATAAAAGATAAATATCTACTTAAAATCATAACTCTTCTTCTAACTTCGTTTCTATCAAAAACAACATCAAAACTTCGCCCTATTCCTA
Protein-coding regions in this window:
- a CDS encoding aldolase catalytic domain-containing protein, which codes for MIEKKGSILSVREDIKVFDCTIRDGGLVNNYHFSDEFVKAHYETCLAAGVDYMEIGKNVSPTIMSEAEYGPWNFCKEEDIRRIVGENKTNMKIAVMSDIGRSLKEELRPKSESVVDMIRIATYIHQIPAAIELIEDAHAKGYETTVNIMAISKSFDDELDEVLEQLSKTNVDVIYIADSFGSFYPEQIKKLTEKYLSFAQKTGKKVGIHAHNNLQLAYANTLEAMIYGTSFLDVTISGLGRGAGNCPLELLIGFLKNPKYKLTPVLKFIEEYIVPLEKELDWGYSIPYMITGQLNEHPRAAMKARDEKDTKYREFYKSLTIE
- a CDS encoding monooxygenase, giving the protein MSYILQVDFPHDGIFGEEFSKAFVDLAKDISNETGLIWKIWTENEEKKEAGGIYLFSNETDAKRYLEKHTKRLESFGYKNINAKIFKVNESLSKITNVNL
- a CDS encoding DoxX family membrane protein, encoding MQNTIKLMRLSLGIIFVWYGMLKFFPTLSPAEDLAIKTIDIMFFHLIDGSLSIKLLAILEVAIGIGFLSGYYTKLVTIIFLGHMLCTFAPLFILPELSFTHVPYAFTLVGQYIVKNIVFILVGVMIYQNETKRGYK